The following are from one region of the Angustibacter sp. Root456 genome:
- a CDS encoding MerR family transcriptional regulator → MENELLGIGRLASLSGLPVSALRFYDGAGVLAPAVVDPSSGYRFYLPSQVFQARLVAHLRRVGLPLDDIRATVNDPARAESVLAAHLHRLEAGLADARREISMVHHLLMNKETPMTRCTLPADDLVRALREVRYAVCPDPDQPRLNGVYLDSEADRLRVVATDRYRLATSTVPTRQPSDLHLLLPTAAVDELLAGEHTGALEVVAADGTITMSGSGGTVRAQVPDTDFPPYRSWLDLGRQNVPVDAGALRAALDAGATETRVRDTDGVAYDVSPLSVTARGVEVGASDEPDALVVAVNREFLLEALEAGDQLTLGLDDPIAPLAIRNPDRDGTLSILMPVRLDQPA, encoded by the coding sequence ATGGAGAACGAGCTGCTCGGCATCGGCCGGCTGGCCTCGCTCAGCGGGCTGCCCGTCAGTGCGCTGCGCTTCTACGACGGCGCCGGCGTGCTCGCGCCCGCGGTGGTCGACCCGTCGTCGGGGTACCGCTTCTACCTTCCGAGCCAGGTGTTCCAGGCTCGGCTGGTCGCGCACCTGCGCCGGGTCGGCCTGCCGTTGGACGACATCAGGGCCACCGTGAACGACCCGGCCCGGGCCGAGTCGGTGCTGGCCGCCCACCTGCACCGGCTGGAAGCCGGCCTCGCAGACGCCCGCAGGGAGATCTCCATGGTTCATCACCTACTCATGAACAAGGAGACCCCCATGACCCGCTGCACGCTGCCTGCCGACGACCTGGTCCGAGCCCTGCGAGAGGTCCGGTACGCCGTCTGCCCGGACCCGGACCAGCCCCGGCTCAACGGCGTCTACCTCGACAGCGAGGCCGACCGGCTACGGGTGGTTGCCACCGACCGGTACCGGCTGGCCACCAGCACGGTGCCCACGAGGCAGCCGTCGGACCTCCACCTGCTGCTGCCCACAGCGGCCGTTGACGAGCTGCTCGCAGGCGAGCACACGGGCGCGCTCGAGGTCGTGGCCGCCGACGGCACGATCACGATGTCGGGCAGCGGGGGCACGGTGCGGGCGCAGGTGCCGGACACCGACTTCCCGCCGTACCGCAGCTGGCTCGACCTGGGTCGCCAGAACGTGCCCGTGGACGCCGGGGCCCTGCGCGCTGCGCTCGACGCCGGGGCGACCGAGACCCGCGTCCGGGACACCGACGGCGTCGCCTACGACGTCAGCCCGCTCAGCGTCACGGCGCGAGGGGTGGAGGTCGGCGCGTCCGACGAGCCGGACGCGCTGGTGGTGGCGGTCAACCGCGAGTTCCTGCTCGAGGCACTGGAGGCCGGTGACCAGCTCACCCTCGGCCTGGACGACCCCATCGCGCCGCTGGCCATCCGCAACCCCGACCGGGACGGCACGCTGTCGATCCTGATGCCGGTGCGCCTCGACCAGCCTGCCTGA
- a CDS encoding adenosine deaminase, with protein MQGVGTLGVGEAVRDVAALPKAHLHLHFTGSMRPTTVIDLAAKHGIHLPEALTSGQPPQLRATDSKGWFRFQRLYDIARSCVRDEADVRRLVLEAAEDDAADGSRWLEIQVDPTSYAVHFGGLIPTLELVLDAVKDASARTGVGISVVVAASRIRHPLDARTLARLAARYAGQGVGEVVGFGLSNDERRGVTEEFAAAFRIASRAGLASVPHSGELLGPDHVRTTLDHLAPDRIGHGVRSTEDPALLDDVIDRGITLEVCPGSNVALGVYEQAHSVPLRHLLDAGAQVALGADDPLLFGSRLADQYRTAREVHGLDDAALAQLARASIRGSRAPSDVRAALLADVDAWLGARGGEAS; from the coding sequence ATGCAGGGAGTCGGCACGCTCGGGGTCGGTGAGGCCGTCCGCGACGTCGCCGCGCTGCCGAAGGCCCACCTGCACCTGCACTTCACGGGGTCGATGCGCCCGACGACGGTGATCGACCTGGCCGCCAAGCACGGCATCCACCTGCCCGAGGCGTTGACCAGCGGGCAGCCGCCGCAGCTGCGCGCCACCGACAGCAAGGGCTGGTTCCGCTTCCAGCGCCTCTACGACATCGCGCGCTCGTGCGTGCGCGACGAGGCCGACGTCCGCCGGCTCGTGCTCGAGGCCGCCGAGGACGACGCCGCCGACGGCTCGCGGTGGCTGGAGATCCAGGTCGACCCGACGTCGTACGCCGTGCACTTCGGCGGCCTGATCCCCACGCTCGAGCTGGTGCTGGACGCCGTCAAGGACGCCAGCGCCCGCACCGGCGTGGGCATCTCGGTGGTGGTGGCGGCGAGCCGCATCCGGCACCCGCTCGACGCCCGGACGCTGGCTCGCCTCGCCGCGCGCTACGCCGGGCAGGGCGTCGGCGAGGTCGTGGGGTTCGGCCTCAGTAACGACGAGCGGCGCGGGGTCACCGAGGAGTTCGCCGCGGCGTTCCGGATCGCCTCACGCGCGGGCCTGGCCAGCGTGCCGCACAGCGGTGAGCTGCTGGGGCCCGACCACGTACGCACGACGCTCGACCACCTGGCCCCCGACCGGATCGGGCACGGCGTGCGCAGCACCGAGGACCCGGCCCTGCTCGACGACGTGATCGACCGCGGCATCACCCTCGAGGTCTGCCCGGGCTCGAACGTCGCGCTCGGCGTCTACGAGCAGGCGCACAGCGTGCCCCTGCGCCACCTGCTCGACGCGGGAGCGCAGGTGGCGCTGGGCGCCGACGACCCGCTGCTGTTCGGCAGCCGGCTCGCCGACCAGTACCGCACGGCCCGCGAGGTGCACGGCCTGGACGACGCGGCGCTGGCCCAGCTGGCGCGCGCCTCGATCCGCGGGTCGCGCGCGCCGTCCGACGTCCGCGCCGCGCTGCTCGCGGACGTCGACGCCTGGCTCGGGGCCCGAGGAGGCGAGGCGTCGTGA
- a CDS encoding dienelactone hydrolase family protein: MTQIVLFPSVLGLRPGIHDAAQRLRADGHDVLVVDLLDGQVFDDYEQAIASWRASSDEIDRRTLEAVADLPEGFVAAGFSAGGGQAVLAATKRPVSGVLLLSGVFVPSWLGDDVTWPHGVPAQVHTMLDDPFRDDAEAFGAQRREVEQAGGTVEIFDYPGSGHLFADPSLPGEYDVAAAELMWSRVLGFLRGLDV, encoded by the coding sequence ATGACGCAGATCGTGCTGTTCCCCTCCGTCCTCGGGCTGCGGCCCGGCATCCACGACGCCGCGCAGCGGCTGCGCGCCGACGGCCACGACGTGCTCGTGGTCGACCTGCTTGACGGGCAGGTCTTCGACGACTACGAGCAGGCCATCGCGAGCTGGCGCGCGTCGTCGGACGAGATCGACCGGCGCACGCTCGAGGCGGTCGCCGACCTGCCCGAGGGGTTCGTCGCCGCCGGGTTCTCGGCCGGCGGCGGCCAGGCGGTCCTCGCCGCCACCAAGCGTCCCGTCTCCGGCGTGCTGCTGCTGTCCGGCGTCTTCGTGCCGAGCTGGCTCGGCGACGACGTCACATGGCCGCACGGTGTGCCGGCCCAGGTGCACACGATGCTCGACGACCCGTTCCGCGACGACGCCGAGGCCTTCGGGGCCCAGCGCCGCGAGGTCGAGCAGGCCGGTGGCACCGTCGAGATCTTCGACTACCCCGGGTCCGGGCACCTGTTCGCCGACCCCTCGCTGCCGGGCGAGTACGACGTCGCGGCGGCCGAGCTCATGTGGTCGCGCGTCCTCGGCTTCCTGCGCGGGCTCGACGTCTGA